The genomic stretch TTGTATGCCACGCCGAGCACCAGCACCTTGGCGCCCTTGATCGCCTTGCTGTGCTCGTTGAGCGTCTCCATCAGCTTGCGCACCCAGAAGAGCGGCATCTCGCTGTTGAGTTCGCCGGCGAGGTCGATGAACCGGGTCTTGTAGTTGAGGCCGCGCATCTTCCACGCGAGGTAGTGCGGGTCGATCGGAATGCAGTGGCCACCGAGTCCGGGACCCGGCAGGAACTTCATGAAGCCGAACGGCTTCGTCGCCGCCGCCTCGATCACTTCCCACACGTCGACGCCGAGCTTGTCGCAGACGATCGCCATCTCGTTGACGAGCCCGATGTTCACGCTGCGGAAGGTGTTCTCCAGCAGCTTGACCAGTTCGGCCGCCTCGGTGGTGCTCACCGGGACGAGGGTGTCGATCGCCGGCGCGTACATCGCGCACGCCACGCGATGGCAGTCCGCGGTGATGCCGCCGACGACCTTCGGCGTGTTCTTGGTGCCGTATTTCGGATTGCCCGGATCGACGCGCTCGGGCGAGAAGGCGAGGAAGAAATCCTCGCCGACCTTGAGGCCGGTGTCTTCGAGCGCGGGGAGCATGATCTCGCGGGTCGTCCCCGGATAGGTGGTGCTTTCGAGGATGATCACCTGGCCGCGGCGCAACGTCGCCTTGATCGCGTCGGTCGCCGCGACGATGAACGAGACGTCGGGATCCTTGTACTTCGACAGCGGCGTCGGCACGCAGATCGAAATCGCGTCAGCTTCGTTCAGCCGCGACGCGTCGGTGGTCGCCTCGAAATGGCCGCTCTTGCGGAGGTCGCCGACGTCCTTGTCGGAGATGTCCTTGATGTGCGACTTGCCGCTGTTGAGCCCGTCGACCACCCTGGGAAGCACGTCATAGCCGAGGACCTTGAATCCGGCTCGGCCGAGTTCCACGGCGAGCGGCAGCCCGACGTAGCCGAGGCCGACAATGCCGAAGGTGATGTCGCGCTTGCCGGCGCGTGCGATCAGGTCGTCTGCGAGTGTCATCCGGCCATCTCCACAGCCATCGGTATACCACCTGCGGCGAGCGACTTGCTGGCCGCTTCGAGAACCCGCACCACGCGAACTCCATCGGAGGCGTCGGTCCGCTCCGGCGCGGCGCCACGAGCGACGCGCACGAAGTGGGCCAGTTCGATCGGCAGCGGCTCGCCGCCCGGGATGCGGGGGATCGAGATATCCCCTTCCCGGAGGGTCAGCGATTCGGCCGCCGAAATGAACGCCTCCTTGCGATCGACACCCTTGTCATAGATCCGCAGCTTCTCGCGCGGCGCCATGTCGTCGAACACCGCCATCTGCTTCGACCCGACCACGGTGAGCTTGCGCTCCTTGTGGGGGTCGAGCCACGAGAGCTGCGCGTGTGCCACCACACCCGACGCAAAGGTCATGATCAGGAAGACCACATCCTCGATCCCGGGCTGCAGGTAGGCATGCCCGTGCGCTGCGACATGGGTCGGCGCTTCGCCGAGGAGGTGCAGCGCGATCGACACGTCGTGCGGACCGAGCGACCAGAGCGCGTTCTCGTCGGGCCGGACCTGCCCGAGATTGACGCGCTGCGAATAGAGATAGTATGGCGTGCCGAGCGAGCCGTCGGTGAGCTTCTTCTGCAGCAGCGCAATGATCGGGTGATGCACCAGGAGATGCCCCACCAGCAGCGGGACCTTCTTCTTCTCCGCGGCTTCGGCCATCGCTTCGGCGTCGCGCACCGACAGGGCAAACGGCTTTTCCACCAGCGCGGGGATCCCGGCCGCAACCGCTTCGAGTGCCAGCGGTGCGTGGGCCGGCGCCGGTGCCGCGATCACCACTGCCTCAACCTGCTTGAACAGCTCCGACGGTTGATCGGTGATCAGCGTGTCGGGGTACTGGGCAGTGAGTTTCGATCGCGTCGACGGGTTCGCGTCGCAGACCGCCGCGAGCTCGACGTCGGCCATCCCCGCCAGAGTCCTGACGTGATTCTTTCCCCAGGCCCCCGCACCGATCACGCCGACTTTCAACCGGCTCACCCGTAGAACTCCCGCACCGCGCTGACCACTTCGTCCTGCTGCGCATCGGTGAGTTCGGGATAGATCGGCAGCGAGATCACTTCCTTCATCGCCTGCTCGGTGACCGGGAGCGATCCCATCGTGTAGCCGAGATCGGCGAAGCACGGTTGCAGATGCAGAGCGGTGGGATAGTAGATCATGCAACCGATGTTGCGGCTCTGCAGGAACGCGCGAAGATCGTCGCGCCGCTCGACGCGAAGGGTGTACTGATGGAAGATGTGCTCGTTCGCCGGATCGGTGACGGGAGTCTTCACGGCGCCGAGCCCCTTGAACGCCTCGGTGTAGCGAGCGGCACGGGCGCGACGCCCGGCGCTCCACGACGCGAGATGCGGCAGCTTGCCGAGGAGGATCGCCGCCTGCAGCGTGTCGAGCCGCGAGTTGAGGCCGACCTCGTCGTGATGGTACTGCTTGGCGCCGCCGTGCAGACGGAGCCGCTTGAGCCGTTCGGCGAGCGCCTGATCCTGCGTGGTGATGATCCCGCCGTCGCCATAGCCGCCGAGGTTCTTGCTCGGGAAGAACGAGAAGGTGCCGACCAGCGGCAATTCACCCGCCATCCGCCAGGTGCCGTCGACCTTGCGCCGGGCGCCGATCGCCTGCGCCGCGTCTTCGATCACTGCGATGTTGTGCCTGGCGGCGAGCGGGAGGATCCGGTCGAAGGCCGCCATCTGACCGTAGAGATCGACGACCACGATCGCCTTGGTGCGCGGCGTGATTGCCGCGGCAATCGCATCGGGATCGATGTTGAATGTCGGGCCGTCGATATCGACGAAGACCGGCTTCCCGCCGCCGTTATGGATCGCGCCTGCGGTGGCGAAGAAGGTGAAGGCGGGTGCGATCACCTCGTCGCCGGGCTCGAGGTTGAGCGCCCGAATCGGGAGGAGGATCGCGTCAGTTCCCGAAGCACATGCAATCGCGTGCGCCGCGTGGGAGAGTTCGGCGATCGCCTTTTCGAGTTCCGCGATTTCGGGACCCATGATGAACTGCTGGCGTTCGATCACGCCCATCATCCGGGCCAGGACATCGTCTTTCACCGTCTGGTACTGCGCCTTCAGATCGAGCATCGGAACCGGCACGACACTACCTCAGCAGGCTGGGGGGTGAATCGGGCAACTGCAAGCCGGGTGTGAACTTAGCGGGGCCATGCATCGGAACCCAGAGGGATACCGGGCCGATCCGGGCGGACCGGCCGGGGCCGGGGTGAGCCGGTACTTCCGGGCATCGCGTAGATCGCGGCGGCACAGTGGGTTGAGGGGCACCCGGGACGATCGGTCCGGGCCCGGAACCTGATGTCACGGGAGGTGTTTGAGGGCCCCGTCGGCTTCGGAGTACTTCCAGCCGCATTCCCGGCAGGTCGCCGCCCCGTTCTGGACCGAGAGCCGGACACCGCACTGGCAGATCCAGCCGACCCGCCGCGCCGGCACCCCGACCATCAGCGCGAAATCGGGGACGTCGCTGGTGACGACCGCCCCGGCACCGATGAACGAGTATTCGCCGAGCGTCGTGCCGCAGACGATCGTCGCGTTGGCGCCGATCGACGTCCCCCGCCGGACCAGCGTCCTGCGGTACTCGTGCTTGCGCGAGACATGGCTGCGTGGGTTCATCACGTTGGTGAAGACGCAGCTTGGTCCGCAGAAGACATCGTCGTCGAGTTCGACGCCTTCATAAATCGAGACGTTGTTCTGGATCTTGACGTTGTTGCCGATGCGCGTCCCCGGCATGACGACGACGTTCTGGCCAAGGTTGCATCGCTCGCCGATCACCGCGCCCGGCATGACGTGCGCGAAGTGCCAGACCTTGGTGCCGTTGCCGATGGTGGCACCGTCGTCAACGTAGGCGGATTCGTGAATGAAGATGTCTGCCATCGATGCTCCAGTGGTGACGAGCCGGACGAGGGGCCCGGCCGGAGAAAGATAGGCGGCAGCGGAAGGGGGGACCTACGGCAGGTGCGACAGGACCCGAAGATGCTCGCGATCGCTTTTCATGAGATCGTCCCGACCCGATGCGTTCAGCGAGCTGTCACGTGGGGCAAGCTCCAGCGCACGCCGATAGGCAGTGATCGCACCGGTCGTGTCGGCGGCTGCGACCAATCCGTCGCCGTAGCTGTCGTACGCATTGGCCGAGGCTGGATTGACGTGAATCACCAGCCGAAACGCAGTCAGCGCCTCCGGTACACGATGCTCACCCAGGAACTGATACCCCAGGTTGTTCATCGCGCCGGGATCGACAACCACCTCGGTCGGCGCGTCCTTCCGGTATCGCTCGACCACCGCCGCCGCCGAGTCGAATCCGCGGGCGGTCGCAATTGCGACAAGCTCCGGTGCCGATGGCGCGGGCGGGATCGCGCGGGCGTACGACACGGCCGCGCCGGGGGCGTCCGACACCGCGGACACGAGGTGCTGCGACGCGGTTGAATCGCCGCGCAGCCTGGCGTCGAGAAAATCCGCCACCATGCGGCACGCCGCGACGTATCCGCGCGCGGCCGTGGTGCGCGTCCAGCCGGCGGTCTGAAACTGCGGGGGAATGGGGGGTTCGTGAAAGACGTCGGAGATCAGCGAATACGAGGTGAATTCACTGTGCCGGATGTGCCGCAACGTGATGAACGAGCGGTCGGAGTGGTACCACAGCTGCAGTGCCTGCAGGTCGAGTACCGTACCCTGCTCTCCCGCCGCCTTGCGAAGATCGAGCATCGACGCCGTCATCTTCTGTGGCGCATAGCTGTAAAAGCCGGTGAGCACATTTGTCGCGCCCTGGAATCCGTACGTGGCATCGAGTCCGATCACCGCCG from Gemmatimonadales bacterium encodes the following:
- a CDS encoding DegT/DnrJ/EryC1/StrS family aminotransferase, which codes for MPVPMLDLKAQYQTVKDDVLARMMGVIERQQFIMGPEIAELEKAIAELSHAAHAIACASGTDAILLPIRALNLEPGDEVIAPAFTFFATAGAIHNGGGKPVFVDIDGPTFNIDPDAIAAAITPRTKAIVVVDLYGQMAAFDRILPLAARHNIAVIEDAAQAIGARRKVDGTWRMAGELPLVGTFSFFPSKNLGGYGDGGIITTQDQALAERLKRLRLHGGAKQYHHDEVGLNSRLDTLQAAILLGKLPHLASWSAGRRARAARYTEAFKGLGAVKTPVTDPANEHIFHQYTLRVERRDDLRAFLQSRNIGCMIYYPTALHLQPCFADLGYTMGSLPVTEQAMKEVISLPIYPELTDAQQDEVVSAVREFYG
- a CDS encoding alpha/beta hydrolase, translated to MTFADYSRFIAPQAFRPYADALARRDSIIATLTVQPSEVPALLATHVAARRNAVSAPGRFPVVLMVAGLNAESTSQAVLAELLASRGYIVATVPWDGVDENQIDAVGDAVGLEAVIRDLEFAWGRLRTERSVSPTEVAAVGHSLGGVIAVAEGMRNGDVAAVIGLDATYGFQGATNVLTGFYSYAPQKMTASMLDLRKAAGEQGTVLDLQALQLWYHSDRSFITLRHIRHSEFTSYSLISDVFHEPPIPPQFQTAGWTRTTAARGYVAACRMVADFLDARLRGDSTASQHLVSAVSDAPGAAVSYARAIPPAPSAPELVAIATARGFDSAAAVVERYRKDAPTEVVVDPGAMNNLGYQFLGEHRVPEALTAFRLVIHVNPASANAYDSYGDGLVAAADTTGAITAYRRALELAPRDSSLNASGRDDLMKSDREHLRVLSHLP
- a CDS encoding Gfo/Idh/MocA family oxidoreductase; its protein translation is MSRLKVGVIGAGAWGKNHVRTLAGMADVELAAVCDANPSTRSKLTAQYPDTLITDQPSELFKQVEAVVIAAPAPAHAPLALEAVAAGIPALVEKPFALSVRDAEAMAEAAEKKKVPLLVGHLLVHHPIIALLQKKLTDGSLGTPYYLYSQRVNLGQVRPDENALWSLGPHDVSIALHLLGEAPTHVAAHGHAYLQPGIEDVVFLIMTFASGVVAHAQLSWLDPHKERKLTVVGSKQMAVFDDMAPREKLRIYDKGVDRKEAFISAAESLTLREGDISIPRIPGGEPLPIELAHFVRVARGAAPERTDASDGVRVVRVLEAASKSLAAGGIPMAVEMAG
- a CDS encoding DapH/DapD/GlmU-related protein, which encodes MADIFIHESAYVDDGATIGNGTKVWHFAHVMPGAVIGERCNLGQNVVVMPGTRIGNNVKIQNNVSIYEGVELDDDVFCGPSCVFTNVMNPRSHVSRKHEYRRTLVRRGTSIGANATIVCGTTLGEYSFIGAGAVVTSDVPDFALMVGVPARRVGWICQCGVRLSVQNGAATCRECGWKYSEADGALKHLP
- a CDS encoding nucleotide sugar dehydrogenase, translating into MTLADDLIARAGKRDITFGIVGLGYVGLPLAVELGRAGFKVLGYDVLPRVVDGLNSGKSHIKDISDKDVGDLRKSGHFEATTDASRLNEADAISICVPTPLSKYKDPDVSFIVAATDAIKATLRRGQVIILESTTYPGTTREIMLPALEDTGLKVGEDFFLAFSPERVDPGNPKYGTKNTPKVVGGITADCHRVACAMYAPAIDTLVPVSTTEAAELVKLLENTFRSVNIGLVNEMAIVCDKLGVDVWEVIEAAATKPFGFMKFLPGPGLGGHCIPIDPHYLAWKMRGLNYKTRFIDLAGELNSEMPLFWVRKLMETLNEHSKAIKGAKVLVLGVAYKKDIDDLRESPALDILVLLHQYGAKVSYHDPYVAKFSEGGHDYKSVPLTEQTVRDADAILVVTDHSNIDWPMVKKTAKLIVDTRHVIAKLA